In a genomic window of Nostoc sp. UHCC 0870:
- a CDS encoding SUMF1/EgtB/PvdO family nonheme iron enzyme, with protein MAKNWAIAIGINQYNYLQPLNYAKRDAELIQAFLYKEAGFEQVILFSDDSPDFGDDSTRPIRANLRRVLLDLPDLLRTKCGMGAGDNFWFFFSGHGMRHDGRDYLMSSDGNPRDIVDTAISINFVTENLRRCGADNVVLILDACRNEGQKSGQGIGGQTAETAREQGVISIFSCKPNEYSYEIPALQQGAFTTALIDGLGIKGKCATVERLNQYLSFRVPELVRQHQNGRQTPYVIAEPINKSHLILVPQYATLADISTLKIDAYQAKEEGNLDLAEQLWIRVLAAASGQDTDAIRAIKKIAIERELLGRGETPVTSSSKSNYTSGNSGKGVSTVEPPVPTVSTFQFEVVTVNAQGKITNRQNHTAKYFAEDLGNGIKLDMVQIPGGTFMMGSPTKEAERLDRESPQRQVTVPGFFMGKYAVTQEQYQAIMGTNPARFKGEKRPVEKVSWDDAVEFCKKLSQKTGKTYRLPSEAEWEYACRAETTTPFYFGETITPDLVNYDGNYPYGSAPKGEYREQTTNVGKFPPNSFGLYDMCGNIWEWCEDVYNDSYQGAPTDGSAWLTGSDNNTKLLRGGSWNNNARNCRSANRNRNARANRNNNVGFRVVAVAVA; from the coding sequence ATGGCGAAAAATTGGGCGATCGCAATTGGGATTAACCAGTATAATTACTTGCAACCGCTAAACTATGCCAAGCGAGATGCAGAGTTAATACAGGCTTTTCTCTACAAAGAGGCGGGGTTTGAGCAAGTTATCTTATTCAGTGATGATTCCCCTGATTTTGGAGACGACTCAACCCGCCCTATCCGTGCTAATTTACGGCGAGTATTACTAGATTTGCCAGATTTATTGCGTACAAAATGCGGGATGGGTGCGGGTGATAACTTTTGGTTTTTCTTCAGTGGTCATGGGATGCGCCATGATGGACGTGATTATCTCATGTCTTCAGATGGTAATCCCAGAGACATTGTAGATACAGCCATTTCTATTAACTTTGTCACTGAAAACCTGCGTCGTTGTGGTGCGGATAATGTGGTGTTAATTTTAGATGCTTGTCGCAATGAAGGTCAAAAAAGTGGTCAAGGTATCGGGGGACAAACCGCAGAAACAGCCCGTGAACAAGGTGTTATCAGTATTTTTTCCTGTAAACCTAATGAATATTCCTATGAAATACCAGCTTTACAACAAGGTGCTTTTACCACTGCACTAATAGACGGGTTAGGGATTAAAGGTAAATGCGCCACCGTGGAAAGGTTGAATCAGTATCTCAGTTTTCGTGTGCCGGAATTGGTGCGTCAGCATCAAAATGGAAGACAAACTCCTTATGTGATTGCTGAACCTATCAATAAATCCCATCTGATACTTGTACCGCAATATGCAACTTTAGCTGATATTTCCACACTCAAAATTGATGCTTATCAGGCAAAAGAGGAAGGTAATCTAGATTTAGCAGAACAATTATGGATTCGCGTACTAGCTGCGGCTTCAGGACAAGATACAGATGCAATCAGGGCGATTAAAAAAATTGCAATTGAGCGTGAACTGTTAGGTCGTGGGGAAACTCCAGTAACATCTTCATCAAAATCTAATTATACTTCTGGAAACTCTGGTAAGGGAGTATCTACAGTTGAACCCCCAGTCCCTACAGTTTCTACTTTTCAATTTGAAGTGGTGACGGTAAACGCACAAGGGAAAATCACCAACCGCCAAAACCACACAGCAAAATACTTTGCAGAAGACTTGGGGAATGGTATCAAACTGGACATGGTGCAGATACCAGGGGGAACATTTATGATGGGTTCACCGACAAAAGAGGCGGAAAGACTTGATAGGGAAAGTCCCCAGCGTCAGGTAACAGTTCCCGGCTTCTTTATGGGGAAATATGCAGTCACCCAGGAACAGTATCAAGCCATCATGGGGACAAATCCTGCTAGATTCAAAGGTGAAAAAAGACCAGTAGAAAAAGTCAGTTGGGATGATGCGGTAGAGTTTTGTAAGAAATTGAGCCAGAAGACTGGAAAAACCTACAGACTACCCAGCGAAGCCGAATGGGAATACGCCTGTCGTGCGGAGACAACTACACCGTTTTATTTTGGCGAAACCATCACCCCAGATTTAGTGAACTACGACGGTAACTATCCCTACGGTTCTGCACCCAAAGGTGAATATCGAGAACAAACAACAAATGTAGGAAAATTTCCGCCGAACTCTTTCGGTTTATATGATATGTGTGGTAATATATGGGAATGGTGCGAAGATGTATATAATGATAGCTACCAAGGCGCGCCGACAGATGGTAGTGCGTGGTTAACAGGTAGCGATAATAACACAAAGCTGCTGCGTGGCGGTAGTTGGAACAACAATGCCAGGAATTGCCGTTCTGCCAATCGCAATAGGAACGCGCGCGCGAATCGTAACAACAATGTTGGTTTTCGCGTGGTGGCTGTGGCTGTGGCGTGA
- a CDS encoding Pepco domain-containing protein, giving the protein MTDTSSDIIWIVTGEAPETSPPENAKSGNTTRSFGDKILEKIIIPKGVEDASPVKAQDLEKNMTHFLQLVGGLFSRAEQQAKINSGMRLEEIELSVEISGEGEVKLIGNGVKAGSKGAIKLVFKRQETK; this is encoded by the coding sequence ATGACAGACACATCCTCAGACATTATTTGGATAGTTACAGGAGAAGCACCCGAAACCTCCCCCCCTGAAAATGCTAAAAGCGGAAATACTACACGCAGTTTCGGAGACAAAATACTCGAAAAAATAATTATCCCCAAAGGTGTAGAAGATGCTTCCCCAGTCAAAGCGCAAGACTTAGAAAAGAACATGACACACTTTCTGCAACTAGTAGGGGGTTTGTTCAGTCGTGCAGAACAGCAAGCCAAAATTAACTCTGGGATGCGACTAGAAGAAATAGAATTATCCGTAGAAATTAGCGGCGAAGGTGAAGTCAAACTAATTGGTAACGGCGTGAAAGCAGGCTCAAAAGGCGCGATTAAGCTGGTATTTAAGCGACAAGAAACAAAATAG
- a CDS encoding DUF6888 family protein: MYCSIHLVRIDETTNRIYILAGDETQLEILPNGSVRYL, from the coding sequence ATGTACTGCTCAATTCACTTGGTGAGAATAGATGAAACTACTAACCGTATTTACATCCTAGCTGGAGACGAAACTCAATTAGAAATACTCCCCAATGGTAGTGTGAGGTATTTATGA
- a CDS encoding DUF6887 family protein gives MTKPNFSAMTKQELRAYVLEHRDDNEAFYALTCKLREEPGIEITSMEHLQQLIAAKRDKIDIQDSYAALESASVNTISLEDLKRQLG, from the coding sequence ATGACCAAGCCAAATTTTTCAGCGATGACAAAGCAAGAGTTAAGAGCTTATGTTTTGGAACATCGAGACGACAATGAAGCTTTCTATGCGTTAACCTGCAAGCTCAGGGAAGAACCAGGAATTGAAATAACTTCAATGGAACATTTGCAACAGTTAATTGCAGCCAAGCGGGACAAAATCGATATACAAGATTCTTACGCAGCTTTAGAGTCAGCATCAGTCAACACCATATCTCTTGAAGACCTGAAAAGGCAATTAGGATAG
- a CDS encoding type II toxin-antitoxin system RelE family toxin gives MSYQVQLLSTAVQQIERLNSQVQQQVMKKLEELASNPIPEGAINLSVGENLYLVVINEYRIVYHIQEQDLLITVTKVAHSQDY, from the coding sequence GTGAGCTATCAAGTACAACTTTTATCGACAGCTGTGCAGCAGATTGAGAGGCTAAATTCTCAAGTGCAACAACAGGTGATGAAAAAATTAGAAGAGTTAGCATCCAACCCAATTCCAGAAGGGGCGATAAATTTGTCAGTTGGGGAAAATTTATATTTAGTTGTTATCAATGAATATCGGATTGTTTATCACATCCAAGAACAGGATTTATTAATTACTGTCACTAAGGTTGCTCATTCTCAAGATTATTAA
- a CDS encoding HigA family addiction module antitoxin translates to MRLPKYRPPTHPREILVKDFLEPLGILPDELAQIIDSPNEDINEQLRITSNTALKLAELWGNSADFWVNLQANWELYHALKFNNLENEQP, encoded by the coding sequence ATGAGACTACCAAAATATCGTCCTCCTACCCATCCTAGGGAAATTTTAGTCAAAGATTTTTTAGAACCTTTGGGAATATTACCAGATGAACTTGCTCAAATAATTGATAGTCCCAATGAGGATATAAATGAACAGCTTAGAATTACATCTAACACTGCATTAAAGTTAGCAGAACTATGGGGAAATAGTGCAGATTTTTGGGTAAACCTGCAAGCAAATTGGGAGCTATACCACGCCCTGAAATTTAATAATCTTGAGAATGAGCAACCTTAG
- the rsmA gene encoding 16S rRNA (adenine(1518)-N(6)/adenine(1519)-N(6))-dimethyltransferase RsmA has product MVRPRKVFAQHWLKSDKVLDAIVKAAECSTNDRILEIGPGTGILTRRLLPLVQSLVAVEIDRDLCKLLVKQLSNKENFLLLQGDFLTLDLATNLVAFPNFKNQNKVVANIPYNITGPIIEKLLGTIANPNPTPFESIVLLIQKEVAQRLYAKAGSRIFGALSVRVQYLAECELICHVPAAAFQPPPKVDSAVVRLRPRQIEIPADDPKKLENLLKLGFAEKRKMLRNNLQSVVDRDRLSQLLEQLNINPQVRAEDLSTQQWVTLSNTLTT; this is encoded by the coding sequence ATGGTTCGACCGCGCAAGGTTTTTGCTCAACATTGGCTCAAAAGTGATAAGGTTTTGGATGCGATCGTTAAGGCAGCAGAGTGTAGTACAAATGACCGTATTCTGGAAATCGGCCCCGGTACAGGCATTCTCACACGGCGTTTACTACCCTTGGTACAGTCTTTAGTAGCTGTGGAAATTGACCGGGATTTGTGTAAGTTATTAGTCAAACAGTTGAGTAATAAGGAGAATTTTTTACTGTTACAAGGGGACTTTCTCACCCTAGATTTGGCTACAAACTTGGTAGCATTTCCTAACTTTAAAAATCAAAATAAAGTTGTTGCTAATATCCCCTACAATATTACAGGGCCGATTATTGAGAAATTATTGGGAACGATCGCCAACCCTAACCCTACACCTTTTGAATCGATAGTGTTATTAATTCAGAAGGAAGTAGCCCAAAGATTATATGCCAAAGCTGGGTCAAGAATATTTGGTGCATTATCGGTAAGGGTGCAGTATTTAGCTGAGTGCGAATTAATTTGTCATGTCCCCGCAGCCGCATTTCAGCCACCACCAAAAGTAGATTCCGCCGTCGTGCGCTTGCGTCCCCGACAGATAGAAATCCCGGCGGATGACCCAAAAAAATTAGAGAATTTGCTAAAGTTAGGATTTGCGGAGAAACGCAAAATGCTACGGAATAACTTGCAATCTGTCGTAGACCGCGATCGCCTGAGCCAATTACTGGAACAATTAAATATAAACCCCCAAGTTAGAGCTGAAGACCTCAGCACTCAGCAATGGGTAACTCTGAGTAACACACTCACAACTTAA
- the ispE gene encoding 4-(cytidine 5'-diphospho)-2-C-methyl-D-erythritol kinase, whose protein sequence is MRSYSLIAPAKINLYLEIIGDRSDGYHELVMILQSIDLADQIELHSISDETIRVHCNHPQVPTDKTNLVYRAAELMAKKFPAALAKYGGVDITVHKHIPVAAGLAGGSTNAAAVLVGIDLLWNLGLTKSELEELGGTLGSDVPFCVEGGTVIATGRGEQLSPLPSLDHIYIVLAKYRSLEVSTPWAYKTYRQQFGSGYLKDTNDLAARAAAVHSSGMVKAILDKDAAEISQKLHNDLERVVLPACPQVLQLRELFAVQEGVLGTMMSGSGPSVFAICASQPQAEQVKLRVREAIPDEDLELFVTCTTGQGIQVTGDR, encoded by the coding sequence ATGCGTAGTTACAGTTTGATTGCTCCTGCTAAAATCAATTTATATCTGGAAATCATCGGCGATCGCTCCGATGGTTATCATGAGTTAGTGATGATATTGCAAAGTATTGACCTCGCTGACCAGATTGAATTACACTCCATCAGCGATGAAACTATCCGCGTTCATTGCAACCATCCCCAAGTACCAACAGATAAAACTAATCTCGTATATCGCGCCGCCGAACTCATGGCGAAAAAATTTCCCGCAGCTTTGGCTAAATATGGTGGTGTAGATATCACAGTTCACAAACATATTCCTGTAGCAGCTGGGTTGGCTGGAGGTTCGACTAATGCAGCAGCCGTATTGGTAGGAATAGATTTACTCTGGAATTTGGGACTAACTAAATCAGAACTAGAAGAACTGGGTGGAACTCTGGGTTCAGATGTACCATTTTGTGTGGAAGGTGGTACAGTCATTGCTACAGGTAGAGGAGAGCAACTTTCACCCCTACCGAGTTTAGATCATATATATATAGTGTTAGCTAAATATCGTAGCCTAGAAGTTTCTACCCCTTGGGCATATAAAACCTATCGCCAACAGTTTGGTAGTGGGTATCTTAAAGATACCAATGACTTAGCCGCACGAGCCGCCGCAGTGCATTCGAGTGGAATGGTCAAAGCGATTTTAGATAAAGATGCAGCAGAAATATCTCAAAAACTGCACAATGATTTAGAGCGGGTAGTCTTACCAGCCTGTCCCCAAGTTTTGCAATTACGAGAACTATTTGCAGTTCAGGAAGGGGTTTTAGGAACTATGATGTCTGGTTCTGGCCCTTCAGTATTTGCTATATGTGCATCTCAGCCACAAGCAGAACAAGTTAAGTTACGAGTTAGAGAAGCAATCCCTGATGAAGATTTAGAATTATTTGTGACTTGTACAACTGGACAGGGAATACAGGTGACAGGTGACAGGTGA
- a CDS encoding DUF3082 domain-containing protein, with product MNDQNITPTTTETTASVAATPLRCLIGAIISGGMGYAVYSLMIAIATTFAKKPIHSNNELVIKLTSAVRTLVVGIVALGSGIFAIVAIGLFALGIQLLLQNFTKAKNS from the coding sequence ATGAATGACCAAAACATAACACCAACAACAACAGAGACGACCGCATCAGTTGCAGCAACCCCGTTACGCTGTTTAATCGGGGCAATCATTTCTGGAGGAATGGGATATGCTGTATATTCTCTCATGATTGCGATCGCTACAACCTTCGCTAAAAAACCCATCCATTCTAATAACGAATTAGTTATTAAGCTTACCTCTGCCGTTCGTACCCTGGTTGTTGGTATAGTGGCTTTAGGATCTGGGATATTTGCAATCGTAGCGATCGGTTTGTTCGCTTTAGGGATACAATTATTGCTGCAAAATTTCACCAAGGCTAAAAATAGTTAA
- a CDS encoding response regulator transcription factor, with protein sequence MTHESSIKILVIEDETDTRHLFLTILEAEGFATIGAENGFVGIQQAQNHLPDLIICDIMMPDMDGYDVLNALRQDPLTAIIPFIFLTGSHEKTALRKGMELGADDYITKPSTIDEILKAIAIRLEKQALLRYWYAVKSHQLPESLVLEPEFVFPSRPQLKEVFDYIEAHYHEGITLSDVAEAVGYSAAYLTNRVAKETGDTVNGWILQRRMAAARPLLKNTNKTIEQISNALGYQNACHFSRQFRQHHGLPPKAWRKQQQSSQFYKKPPLPLGNTSTDWQKCLPVGGVGV encoded by the coding sequence ATGACGCACGAATCATCAATAAAAATCCTTGTAATTGAAGATGAAACTGATACCCGCCATCTCTTTTTAACTATTCTTGAGGCTGAAGGTTTTGCAACAATAGGTGCTGAAAATGGTTTTGTGGGGATTCAGCAGGCACAAAACCATTTACCTGACTTGATCATCTGTGATATTATGATGCCTGATATGGATGGCTACGATGTGTTGAATGCGCTACGGCAAGATCCTCTAACGGCAATTATTCCTTTTATTTTTCTGACTGGTAGCCACGAGAAAACGGCTCTCCGTAAAGGTATGGAATTGGGTGCGGATGACTATATTACTAAACCCTCCACTATAGATGAAATACTAAAAGCGATCGCAATTAGATTAGAAAAGCAAGCTTTGTTAAGATATTGGTATGCGGTTAAATCTCACCAACTTCCTGAGTCGCTAGTTCTAGAACCTGAGTTTGTTTTTCCATCAAGGCCGCAACTCAAGGAAGTTTTTGATTATATTGAAGCTCATTACCATGAAGGAATCACTCTATCAGATGTAGCTGAGGCGGTTGGTTATTCAGCTGCTTACTTAACTAATAGAGTCGCCAAAGAAACGGGAGATACTGTCAACGGTTGGATTCTCCAGCGTCGCATGGCCGCAGCGCGTCCTTTACTCAAAAACACTAACAAAACAATTGAGCAAATTTCTAACGCCTTGGGTTATCAAAATGCGTGTCATTTCTCCCGTCAATTTCGCCAACATCACGGTTTACCTCCCAAGGCTTGGAGAAAACAGCAACAATCTTCTCAGTTTTATAAAAAACCTCCATTACCACTGGGGAATACTTCTACTGATTGGCAGAAATGTTTACCTGTGGGGGGTGTAGGGGTGTAG
- a CDS encoding HetP family heterocyst commitment protein, which yields MYQQNTNYNSQNVKKINNEQIEQIIKAIIAGKYSWACVLLLRFSGYNPMEYIPYRTYIRLLKNNCLAKPNNAKESDTQEVFHIQSNWMQNKNIGLTN from the coding sequence ATGTATCAACAAAATACCAATTACAACTCACAGAATGTTAAAAAAATTAACAACGAACAAATAGAACAAATTATCAAGGCAATTATCGCCGGAAAGTATTCTTGGGCGTGTGTTTTACTCCTTCGTTTTTCCGGCTATAATCCTATGGAATACATCCCATATCGCACTTATATTCGCTTACTTAAAAATAACTGCCTAGCTAAACCAAACAACGCCAAAGAATCAGATACACAAGAAGTTTTTCATATCCAATCGAACTGGATGCAAAATAAAAATATAGGACTGACCAACTAA
- the trpC gene encoding indole-3-glycerol phosphate synthase TrpC has translation MMYPVSAINITRLQPILREIVWQKKQEVAQLHQQMSLASLQRQLTAAPTVRDFLIALQQNPHKPTLIAEIQKASPRHGMIRTDFDPIAIAQAYEQGGAACISVITDRSFFHGSFDILRILRKRITLPLLCKEFIIDPCQIYLARAAGADAVLLMSSILTDRELQDFLRIIHYLGMNALVEVHTLEELDRVLTLDDIRLININNQNLADFSIDLSTTQTLLAARRSQLQSLGVMVVVESGLYARTDLSLVAQAGANAVLVGESLIKEIDIKQAVHRLLKGDN, from the coding sequence ATGATGTACCCAGTTAGTGCCATTAATATCACCCGTCTGCAACCCATTCTCAGAGAGATTGTGTGGCAGAAAAAACAAGAAGTAGCTCAACTACATCAACAGATGTCCTTAGCTTCGTTGCAACGTCAGTTAACAGCTGCGCCAACAGTGAGAGACTTCTTGATAGCCTTACAGCAAAACCCCCATAAACCCACCCTGATCGCAGAAATTCAAAAAGCATCACCCCGTCACGGAATGATCCGTACAGACTTTGATCCGATCGCGATCGCTCAAGCTTATGAGCAGGGTGGAGCAGCTTGTATTTCTGTCATCACCGACAGGTCTTTTTTTCACGGCAGTTTTGATATTTTACGCATTCTTCGTAAGAGAATCACATTACCTTTGCTATGCAAAGAATTTATTATTGATCCGTGCCAAATTTATTTAGCACGAGCCGCAGGCGCAGATGCAGTCCTCCTGATGTCTTCGATCCTTACCGATAGAGAACTACAAGACTTTTTACGCATCATTCACTATTTGGGGATGAATGCTTTAGTAGAAGTGCATACCTTGGAAGAACTAGATCGGGTACTAACTCTAGACGACATTCGCCTGATCAATATTAATAACCAAAACCTTGCAGACTTTAGCATTGACCTTAGCACCACTCAAACCCTCTTAGCCGCCAGGCGATCGCAACTGCAAAGTTTGGGTGTGATGGTAGTCGTTGAATCTGGATTGTATGCACGCACTGATTTATCTTTAGTGGCTCAAGCAGGAGCTAATGCAGTGTTAGTAGGAGAATCTTTAATTAAAGAGATAGATATCAAACAAGCTGTACATCGGTTACTCAAAGGGGATAATTAG
- a CDS encoding iron uptake porin, which yields MFNKSVLLLLSGALVLGVDISVLAENQPNLDNQLVIIPEITQTDNCIASQCKQLAQNEERVTSVSQLSDVQPSDWAFVALQSLVERYGVIAGYPNGTFKGDRAMTRYEFAAGLNAVLDKIDQLITAGLADKIQKVDLVTLQKLREEFTPELATLRGRIDALEARTANIESQQFSTTVVLGGQTIFGLAGGFGGNRPGDGEANPIFTYLTQIQLASSFTGKDRFRLALVSGNAANDSFGNPTAFNTNMARLAWQADYDNQVRLDSLEYRVAGLGDRVVFTFKPVGFSLSSVLSVNSPYADAGQGAISLFGGSTSILKIGSLDAGLGFDWLMSDQMRLQLAYGTRNSNDSSQGLFGADHSALGVQLLYKPTPSLITGLAYVNAYASNAQLDTGTGSNNADTSGGINEPSQIHGINASLKWQLTDQLVFGAWGGIVVTDSLTSDAVILSSTYTASLGVYDPFGRKGDLLGFVYGQPLKLNNGVAVADIDTGHSTHYEVFYRYLVNDNISITPGFFIVTDPDHFSRNNDIFVGTIRTTFSF from the coding sequence ATGTTTAATAAAAGTGTTTTATTGCTCCTATCTGGAGCATTAGTATTGGGTGTAGATATATCTGTTTTGGCAGAAAATCAGCCAAATTTAGATAACCAACTAGTAATTATCCCAGAAATTACGCAAACAGATAATTGCATAGCAAGCCAATGTAAACAACTAGCCCAAAATGAAGAACGGGTGACATCTGTCTCACAATTATCTGATGTGCAACCTAGTGATTGGGCTTTTGTCGCCTTACAATCATTAGTAGAAAGGTATGGTGTCATAGCAGGTTATCCTAACGGCACATTTAAAGGCGATCGCGCCATGACTCGCTACGAATTTGCCGCCGGATTAAATGCAGTATTAGATAAAATTGATCAGTTAATTACGGCTGGATTAGCAGACAAAATTCAAAAAGTAGATTTAGTAACACTGCAAAAATTACGAGAAGAATTTACTCCCGAATTAGCCACCTTAAGAGGCAGAATAGATGCTTTAGAAGCACGCACCGCCAACATTGAATCGCAACAATTTTCCACCACCGTAGTATTAGGTGGACAAACCATATTTGGGTTAGCTGGGGGTTTTGGTGGTAATCGTCCAGGTGACGGAGAAGCTAACCCCATTTTTACTTATCTCACCCAAATACAATTAGCGTCTTCCTTCACAGGTAAAGACCGATTTCGATTAGCCTTAGTCAGTGGGAATGCTGCAAATGATAGCTTTGGCAATCCCACAGCATTCAACACCAACATGGCGAGATTAGCTTGGCAGGCAGATTATGACAATCAAGTCAGACTAGACTCTCTAGAATATCGCGTTGCCGGATTAGGCGATCGCGTCGTCTTCACTTTCAAACCTGTAGGCTTTAGTTTAAGTAGCGTTCTCAGCGTCAACTCACCCTACGCCGATGCAGGACAAGGCGCGATTTCTCTGTTTGGTGGTTCAACTTCCATCTTGAAAATTGGCAGTTTAGATGCAGGTTTAGGTTTTGATTGGTTAATGTCTGACCAAATGCGGTTACAACTCGCCTACGGGACGAGAAATAGCAACGACAGCAGTCAGGGTTTATTTGGTGCAGACCACAGTGCCTTGGGAGTACAGTTATTATACAAGCCTACCCCCTCCTTAATTACTGGTTTAGCTTATGTTAATGCTTACGCTAGTAACGCACAATTAGATACAGGGACAGGTAGCAACAACGCCGATACCTCCGGCGGTATTAATGAACCATCACAAATTCATGGTATAAACGCCAGCCTGAAATGGCAACTTACCGATCAGTTAGTGTTTGGTGCTTGGGGTGGTATCGTCGTCACAGATTCCCTCACATCAGATGCAGTGATTCTCAGCAGCACCTACACCGCCTCTTTAGGTGTGTATGATCCCTTTGGCAGAAAAGGAGACTTATTAGGGTTCGTTTACGGTCAACCACTAAAATTAAATAACGGCGTTGCAGTTGCAGATATAGATACTGGTCACTCAACTCACTACGAAGTTTTTTACCGTTATTTAGTTAACGATAATATCTCCATCACTCCCGGCTTTTTTATTGTCACCGACCCCGACCATTTTTCTAGAAACAACGATATTTTTGTGGGTACTATTCGTACTACCTTTAGTTTTTAA